Proteins co-encoded in one Microcebus murinus isolate Inina chromosome 5, M.murinus_Inina_mat1.0, whole genome shotgun sequence genomic window:
- the BAG6 gene encoding large proline-rich protein BAG6 isoform X31, with translation MEPNDSTSTAVEEPDSLEVLVKTLDSQTRTFIVGAQMNVKEFKEHIAASVSIPSEKQRLIYQGRVLQDDKKLQEYNVGGKVIHLVERAPPQTQLPSGASSGTGSASATHGGGPSPGTRGPGASVHDRNANSYVMVGTFNLPSEPRVRLVMAQHMIRDIQTLLSRMECRGAPQVQHSQLPPQMPTVAPEPVALSSQTSEPVESEVPPREPMEAEGVEERAPAQSPELTPSGSAPTGPAPASETNAPNHPSPAEYVEVLQELQRLESRLQPFLQRYYEVLGTAATTDYNNNHEGREEDQRLINLVGESLRLLGNTFVALSDLRCNLACAPPRHLHVVRPMSHYTTPMVLQQAAIPIQINVGTTVTMTGNGTRPPPNPNAEAPPPGPGQASSLAPSSTTVESSSEGASPPGPAPPPATSHPRVIRISHQSVEPVVMMHMNIQDSGTQPGGVPSAPTGPLGPPGHGQTLGQQVPGFPTAPTRVVIARPTPPQARPSHPGGPPVSGALGTGLGTNASLAQMVSGLVGQLLMQPVLVAQGTPGMAPPPAPATASASAGTTNTATIAGPAPGGPAQPPPPQPSTADLQFSQLLGNLLGPAGPGTGGPGVPSPTITVAMPGVPAFLQGMTDFLQATQTAPPPPPPPPPPPPEQQTMPPPGSPSSGAGSPGGLGLESLPPEFYTSVVQGVLSSLLGSLGARAGSSESIAAFIQRLSGSSNIFEPGADGALGFFGALLSLLCQNFSMVDVVMLLHGHFQPLQRLQPQLRSFFHQHYLGGQEPTPSNIRMATHTLITGLEEYVRESFSLVQVQPGVDIIRTNLEFLQEQFNSIAAHVLHCTDSGFGARLLELCNQGLFECLALNLHCLGGQQMELAAVINGRIRRMSRGVNPSLVSWLTTMMGLRLQVVLEHMPVGPDAILRYVRRVGDPPQPLPEEPMEVQGAERTSPEPQRENASPAPGTTAEEAMSRGPPPPPEGGSRDDQDGASAETEPWAAAVPPEWVPIIQQDIQSQRKVKPQPPLSDAYLSGMPAKRRKTMQGEGPQLLLSEAVSRAAKAAGARPLTSPESLSRDLEAPEVQESYRHQLRSDIQKRLQEDPNYSPQRFPNAHRAFADDP, from the exons ATGGAGCCAAATGATAGTACGAGTACCGCTGTGGAGGAGCCTGATAGCTTGGAGGTGCTGGTGAAGACCCTGGACTCTCAAACTCGGACCTTTATTGTGGGGGCCCAG ATGAATGTAAAAGAGTTCAAGGAGCACATTGCTGCCTCTGTCAGTATCCCATCTGAGAAACAGCGGCTCATCTACCAGGGCCGAGTTCTGCAAGATGATAAGAAGCTCCAGGAATATA ATGTTGGGGGAAAGGTTATCCACCTGGTGGAACGGGCTCCTCCTCAAACTCAGCTCCCTTCTGGGGCATCTTCTGGGACAGGGTCTGCTTCAGCCACCCATGGTGGGGGACCCTCACCTGGTACTCGGGGGCCTGGGGCCTCTGTTCATGACCGGAATGCCAACAGCTATGTCATGGTTGGAACCTTCAATCTTCCT AGTGAGCCCCGGGTACGGCTGGTGATGGCTCAGCACATGATCAGAGATATACAGACCTTACTATCCCGGATGGAG TGTCGAGGGGCTCCCCAAGTGCAGCACAGTCAGCTACCCCCACAGATGCCGACTGTGGCCCCAGAGCCAGTAGCCTTGAGCTCTCAAACATCAGAACCAGTGGAAAGTGAAGTTCCTCCTCGGGAGCCCATGGAGGCAGAAGGAGTGGAAGAGCGCGCCCCAGCGCAGAGCCCGGAGCTCACCCCTTCTGGCTCAGCCCCAACAGGCCCAGCACCTGCCTCAGAGACAAATGCACCCAA CCATCCTTCCCCTGCGGAGTATGTCGAAGTGCTCCAAGAGCTGCAGCGGCTGGAGAGCCGTCTCCAGCCCTTCTTGCAGCGCTACTATGAGGTTCTGGGCACTGCTGCCACCACGGACTACAACAACAAT CATGAGGGCCGGGAGGAGGATCAGCGGTTGATCAACTTGGTGGGGGAGAGCCTGCGGCTGCTGGGCAACACCTTTGTGGCATTGTCTGACCTGCGCTGCAACCTGGCCTGTGCGCCTCCACGACACCTGCATGTGGTCCGGCCCATGTCTCACTACACCACCCCCATGGTGCTCCAGCAGGCAGCCATTCCCATCCAG ATCAATGTGGGGACCACTGTGACTATGACAGGGAATGGGACTCGGCCCCCCCCGAATCCCAATGCGGAGGCACCTCCCCCTGGTCCTGGGCAGGCCTCGTCCTTGGCTCCGTCTTCTACCACTGTCGAGTCCTCAAGTGAGGGGGCTTCCCCACCAGGGCCAGCTCCCCCGCCAGCCACCAGTCACCCAAGGGTCATCCGGATTTCCCATCAAAGTGTGGAACCCGTGGTCATGATGCACATGAACATTCAAG ATTCTGGCACACAGCCCGGTGGTGTTCCGAGTGCTCCCACTGGCCCCCTAGGACCCCCTGGTCATGGCCAGACCCTGG GACAGCAAGTGCCAGGCTTCCCGACAGCTCCAACCCGAGTGGTGATTGCCCGGCCCACCCCTCCACAGGCTCGGCCTTCCCATCCTGGGGGCCCCCCAGTCTCTGGGGCTCTG GGCACTGGGCTGGGCACCAATGCCTCGCTGGCCCAGATGGTGAGCGGCCTTGTGGGGCAGCTCCTTATGCAGCCTGTCCTCGTGG CTCAGGGGACCCCAGGAATGGctccacctccagcccctgccaCTGCTTCAGCCAGTGCTGGCACCACCAACACAGCCACCATagctggccctgccccaggggGACCTGCTCAGCCTCCACCCCCTCAACCTTCCACAGCTGATCTTCAGTTCTCTCAGCTCCTGGGGAACCTACTGGGGCCTGCAGGGCCAGGGACTGGAGGGCCTGGCGTGCCTTCTCCCACCATCACTGTGGCAATGCCTGGTGTCCCTGCCTTTCTCCAGGGCATGACTGACTTCTTGCAG GCAACACAGAcagcccctccaccccctccacctcctccacccccacccccagagcagCAGACCATGCCCCCACCAGGGTCCCCTTCCAGTGGTGCAGGGAGTCCTGGAGGTCTAGGCCTTGAGAGCCTGCCACCGGAGTTTTACACCTCAGTGGTGCAGGGTGTGCTCAGCTCCCTGCTGGGTTCCCTGGGGGCTCGGGCTGGCAGCAGTGAAAGTATCGCTGCCTTCATACAGCGCCTCAGTGGATCCAGCAACATCTTTGAGCCTGGAGCTGATGGGGCTCTCG GATTCTTTGGGGCCCTGCTCTCTCTTCTGTGCCAGAACTTCTCCATGGTGGATGTAGTGATGCTTCTCCATGGGCATTTCCAGCCACTGCAGCGGCTTCAGCCCCAGCTACGATCCTTCTTCCACCAGCACTATCTGGGTGGTCAGGAGCCCACACCCAGTAACATCCGG ATGGCAACCCACACATTGATCACGGGTCTAGAAGAATATGTGCGGGAAAGTTTT TCTTTGGTGCAGGTTCAGCCAGGTGTGGACATCATCCGGACAAATCTGGAATTTCTCCAGGAGCAGTTTAATAGCATCGCTGCTCATGTGTTACACTGCACAG ACAGTGGATTTGGGGCCCGGTTGCTGGAGTTGTGTAACCAGGGACTGTTTGAATGTCTGGCCCTGAACCTGCACTGCTTGGGGGGACAGCAGATGGAGCTTGCTGCTGTTATCAATGGCCGGATT CGTCGTATGTCTCGTGGGGTGAATCCCTCCTTGGTGAGCTGGCTGACCACTATGATGGGACTGAGGCTTCAGGTGGTACTggagcacatgcctgtaggccctgATGCCATCCTCAGATACGTTCGCAGGGTTGGTGATCCCCCCCAG CCACTTCCTGAGGAACCAATGGAAGTTCAGGGAGCAGAAAGAACTTCCCCTGAGCCTCAG CGGGAGAATGCTTCCCCAGCTCCCGGGACAACAGCAGAAGAGGCCATGTCCCGAGGTCCACCTCCGCCTCCTGAGGGAGGCTCCCGAGATGATCAGGATGGAGCTTCAGCTGAGACAGAACCTTGGGCAGCTGCAGTTCCCCCA GAATGGGTCCCTATTATCCAGCAGGACATTCAGAGCCAGCGGAAGGTGAAACCACAGCCCCCTTTGAGCGATGCCTACCTCAGTGGTATGCCTGCTAAAAGACGCAAG ACGATGCAGGGTGAGGgcccccagctgctcctctcAGAGGCCGTGAGCCGGGCAGCTAAGGCAGCCGGAGCTCGGCCCCTGACAAGCCCGGAGAGCCTGAGCCGGGACCTGGAGGCACCAGAGGTTCAGGAGAGCTACAGGCACCAG CTCCGGTCTGATATACAAAAACGACTGCAGGAAGACCCCAACTATAGCCCCCAGCGCTTCCCTAATGCCCACCGGGCCTTTGCTGATGATCCCTAG
- the BAG6 gene encoding large proline-rich protein BAG6 isoform X16 produces the protein MEPNDSTSTAVEEPDSLEVLVKTLDSQTRTFIVGAQMNVKEFKEHIAASVSIPSEKQRLIYQGRVLQDDKKLQEYNVGGKVIHLVERAPPQTQLPSGASSGTGSASATHGGGPSPGTRGPGASVHDRNANSYVMVGTFNLPSEPRVRLVMAQHMIRDIQTLLSRMECRGAPQVQHSQLPPQMPTVAPEPVALSSQTSEPVESEVPPREPMEAEGVEERAPAQSPELTPSGSAPTGPAPASETNAPNHPSPAEYVEVLQELQRLESRLQPFLQRYYEVLGTAATTDYNNNHEGREEDQRLINLVGESLRLLGNTFVALSDLRCNLACAPPRHLHVVRPMSHYTTPMVLQQAAIPIQINVGTTVTMTGNGTRPPPNPNAEAPPPGPGQASSLAPSSTTVESSSEGASPPGPAPPPATSHPRVIRISHQSVEPVVMMHMNIQDSGTQPGGVPSAPTGPLGPPGHGQTLGSTLIQLPSLPPEFMHAVAHQITHQAMVAAVASAAAGQQVPGFPTAPTRVVIARPTPPQARPSHPGGPPVSGALQGTGLGTNASLAQMVSGLVGQLLMQPVLVAQGTPGMAPPPAPATASASAGTTNTATIAGPAPGGPAQPPPPQPSTADLQFSQLLGNLLGPAGPGTGGPGVPSPTITVAMPGVPAFLQGMTDFLQATQTAPPPPPPPPPPPPEQQTMPPPGSPSSGAGSPGGLGLESLPPEFYTSVVQGVLSSLLGSLGARAGSSESIAAFIQRLSGSSNIFEPGADGALGFFGALLSLLCQNFSMVDVVMLLHGHFQPLQRLQPQLRSFFHQHYLGGQEPTPSNIRMATHTLITGLEEYVRESFSLVQVQPGVDIIRTNLEFLQEQFNSIAAHVLHCTDSGFGARLLELCNQGLFECLALNLHCLGGQQMELAAVINGRIRRMSRGVNPSLVSWLTTMMGLRLQVVLEHMPVGPDAILRYVRRVGDPPQPLPEEPMEVQGAERTSPEPQRENASPAPGTTAEEAMSRGPPPPPEGGSRDDQDGASAETEPWAAAVPPEWVPIIQQDIQSQRKVKPQPPLSDAYLSGMPAKRRKTMQGEGPQLLLSEAVSRAAKAAGARPLTSPESLSRDLEAPEVQESYRHQLRSDIQKRLQEDPNYSPQRFPNAHRAFADDP, from the exons ATGGAGCCAAATGATAGTACGAGTACCGCTGTGGAGGAGCCTGATAGCTTGGAGGTGCTGGTGAAGACCCTGGACTCTCAAACTCGGACCTTTATTGTGGGGGCCCAG ATGAATGTAAAAGAGTTCAAGGAGCACATTGCTGCCTCTGTCAGTATCCCATCTGAGAAACAGCGGCTCATCTACCAGGGCCGAGTTCTGCAAGATGATAAGAAGCTCCAGGAATATA ATGTTGGGGGAAAGGTTATCCACCTGGTGGAACGGGCTCCTCCTCAAACTCAGCTCCCTTCTGGGGCATCTTCTGGGACAGGGTCTGCTTCAGCCACCCATGGTGGGGGACCCTCACCTGGTACTCGGGGGCCTGGGGCCTCTGTTCATGACCGGAATGCCAACAGCTATGTCATGGTTGGAACCTTCAATCTTCCT AGTGAGCCCCGGGTACGGCTGGTGATGGCTCAGCACATGATCAGAGATATACAGACCTTACTATCCCGGATGGAG TGTCGAGGGGCTCCCCAAGTGCAGCACAGTCAGCTACCCCCACAGATGCCGACTGTGGCCCCAGAGCCAGTAGCCTTGAGCTCTCAAACATCAGAACCAGTGGAAAGTGAAGTTCCTCCTCGGGAGCCCATGGAGGCAGAAGGAGTGGAAGAGCGCGCCCCAGCGCAGAGCCCGGAGCTCACCCCTTCTGGCTCAGCCCCAACAGGCCCAGCACCTGCCTCAGAGACAAATGCACCCAA CCATCCTTCCCCTGCGGAGTATGTCGAAGTGCTCCAAGAGCTGCAGCGGCTGGAGAGCCGTCTCCAGCCCTTCTTGCAGCGCTACTATGAGGTTCTGGGCACTGCTGCCACCACGGACTACAACAACAAT CATGAGGGCCGGGAGGAGGATCAGCGGTTGATCAACTTGGTGGGGGAGAGCCTGCGGCTGCTGGGCAACACCTTTGTGGCATTGTCTGACCTGCGCTGCAACCTGGCCTGTGCGCCTCCACGACACCTGCATGTGGTCCGGCCCATGTCTCACTACACCACCCCCATGGTGCTCCAGCAGGCAGCCATTCCCATCCAG ATCAATGTGGGGACCACTGTGACTATGACAGGGAATGGGACTCGGCCCCCCCCGAATCCCAATGCGGAGGCACCTCCCCCTGGTCCTGGGCAGGCCTCGTCCTTGGCTCCGTCTTCTACCACTGTCGAGTCCTCAAGTGAGGGGGCTTCCCCACCAGGGCCAGCTCCCCCGCCAGCCACCAGTCACCCAAGGGTCATCCGGATTTCCCATCAAAGTGTGGAACCCGTGGTCATGATGCACATGAACATTCAAG ATTCTGGCACACAGCCCGGTGGTGTTCCGAGTGCTCCCACTGGCCCCCTAGGACCCCCTGGTCATGGCCAGACCCTGG GCTCCACCCTCATCcagctgccctccctgccccctgagTTCATGCACGCCGTCGCCCACCAGATCACTCATCAGGCCATGGTGGCAGCTGTTGCCTCCGCGGCCGCAG GACAGCAAGTGCCAGGCTTCCCGACAGCTCCAACCCGAGTGGTGATTGCCCGGCCCACCCCTCCACAGGCTCGGCCTTCCCATCCTGGGGGCCCCCCAGTCTCTGGGGCTCTG CAGGGCACTGGGCTGGGCACCAATGCCTCGCTGGCCCAGATGGTGAGCGGCCTTGTGGGGCAGCTCCTTATGCAGCCTGTCCTCGTGG CTCAGGGGACCCCAGGAATGGctccacctccagcccctgccaCTGCTTCAGCCAGTGCTGGCACCACCAACACAGCCACCATagctggccctgccccaggggGACCTGCTCAGCCTCCACCCCCTCAACCTTCCACAGCTGATCTTCAGTTCTCTCAGCTCCTGGGGAACCTACTGGGGCCTGCAGGGCCAGGGACTGGAGGGCCTGGCGTGCCTTCTCCCACCATCACTGTGGCAATGCCTGGTGTCCCTGCCTTTCTCCAGGGCATGACTGACTTCTTGCAG GCAACACAGAcagcccctccaccccctccacctcctccacccccacccccagagcagCAGACCATGCCCCCACCAGGGTCCCCTTCCAGTGGTGCAGGGAGTCCTGGAGGTCTAGGCCTTGAGAGCCTGCCACCGGAGTTTTACACCTCAGTGGTGCAGGGTGTGCTCAGCTCCCTGCTGGGTTCCCTGGGGGCTCGGGCTGGCAGCAGTGAAAGTATCGCTGCCTTCATACAGCGCCTCAGTGGATCCAGCAACATCTTTGAGCCTGGAGCTGATGGGGCTCTCG GATTCTTTGGGGCCCTGCTCTCTCTTCTGTGCCAGAACTTCTCCATGGTGGATGTAGTGATGCTTCTCCATGGGCATTTCCAGCCACTGCAGCGGCTTCAGCCCCAGCTACGATCCTTCTTCCACCAGCACTATCTGGGTGGTCAGGAGCCCACACCCAGTAACATCCGG ATGGCAACCCACACATTGATCACGGGTCTAGAAGAATATGTGCGGGAAAGTTTT TCTTTGGTGCAGGTTCAGCCAGGTGTGGACATCATCCGGACAAATCTGGAATTTCTCCAGGAGCAGTTTAATAGCATCGCTGCTCATGTGTTACACTGCACAG ACAGTGGATTTGGGGCCCGGTTGCTGGAGTTGTGTAACCAGGGACTGTTTGAATGTCTGGCCCTGAACCTGCACTGCTTGGGGGGACAGCAGATGGAGCTTGCTGCTGTTATCAATGGCCGGATT CGTCGTATGTCTCGTGGGGTGAATCCCTCCTTGGTGAGCTGGCTGACCACTATGATGGGACTGAGGCTTCAGGTGGTACTggagcacatgcctgtaggccctgATGCCATCCTCAGATACGTTCGCAGGGTTGGTGATCCCCCCCAG CCACTTCCTGAGGAACCAATGGAAGTTCAGGGAGCAGAAAGAACTTCCCCTGAGCCTCAG CGGGAGAATGCTTCCCCAGCTCCCGGGACAACAGCAGAAGAGGCCATGTCCCGAGGTCCACCTCCGCCTCCTGAGGGAGGCTCCCGAGATGATCAGGATGGAGCTTCAGCTGAGACAGAACCTTGGGCAGCTGCAGTTCCCCCA GAATGGGTCCCTATTATCCAGCAGGACATTCAGAGCCAGCGGAAGGTGAAACCACAGCCCCCTTTGAGCGATGCCTACCTCAGTGGTATGCCTGCTAAAAGACGCAAG ACGATGCAGGGTGAGGgcccccagctgctcctctcAGAGGCCGTGAGCCGGGCAGCTAAGGCAGCCGGAGCTCGGCCCCTGACAAGCCCGGAGAGCCTGAGCCGGGACCTGGAGGCACCAGAGGTTCAGGAGAGCTACAGGCACCAG CTCCGGTCTGATATACAAAAACGACTGCAGGAAGACCCCAACTATAGCCCCCAGCGCTTCCCTAATGCCCACCGGGCCTTTGCTGATGATCCCTAG
- the BAG6 gene encoding large proline-rich protein BAG6 isoform X29, whose protein sequence is MEPNDSTSTAVEEPDSLEVLVKTLDSQTRTFIVGAQMNVKEFKEHIAASVSIPSEKQRLIYQGRVLQDDKKLQEYNVGGKVIHLVERAPPQTQLPSGASSGTGSASATHGGGPSPGTRGPGASVHDRNANSYVMVGTFNLPSDGSAVDVHINMEQAPIQSEPRVRLVMAQHMIRDIQTLLSRMECRGAPQVQHSQLPPQMPTVAPEPVALSSQTSEPVESEVPPREPMEAEGVEERAPAQSPELTPSGSAPTGPAPASETNAPNHPSPAEYVEVLQELQRLESRLQPFLQRYYEVLGTAATTDYNNNHEGREEDQRLINLVGESLRLLGNTFVALSDLRCNLACAPPRHLHVVRPMSHYTTPMVLQQAAIPIQINVGTTVTMTGNGTRPPPNPNAEAPPPGPGQASSLAPSSTTVESSSEGASPPGPAPPPATSHPRVIRISHQSVEPVVMMHMNIQDSGTQPGGVPSAPTGPLGPPGHGQTLGSTLIQLPSLPPEFMHAVAHQITHQAMVAAVASAAAGQQVPGFPTAPTRVVIARPTPPQARPSHPGGPPVSGALGTGLGTNASLAQMVSGLVGQLLMQPVLVAQGTPGMAPPPAPATASASAGTTNTATIAGPAPGGPAQPPPPQPSTADLQFSQLLGNLLGPAGPGTGGPGVPSPTITVAMPGVPAFLQGMTDFLQATQTAPPPPPPPPPPPPEQQTMPPPGSPSSGAGSPGGLGLESLPPEFYTSVVQGVLSSLLGSLGARAGSSESIAAFIQRLSGSSNIFEPGADGALGFFGALLSLLCQNFSMVDVVMLLHGHFQPLQRLQPQLRSFFHQHYLGGQEPTPSNIRMATHTLITGLEEYVRESFSLVQVQPGVDIIRTNLEFLQEQFNSIAAHVLHCTDSGFGARLLELCNQGLFECLALNLHCLGGQQMELAAVINGRIRRMSRGVNPSLVSWLTTMMGLRLQVVLEHMPVGPDAILRYVRRVGDPPQPLPEEPMEVQGAERTSPEPQRENASPAPGTTAEEAMSRGPPPPPEGGSRDDQDGASAETEPWAAAVPPEWVPIIQQDIQSQRKVKPQPPLSDAYLSGMPAKRRKLRSDIQKRLQEDPNYSPQRFPNAHRAFADDP, encoded by the exons ATGGAGCCAAATGATAGTACGAGTACCGCTGTGGAGGAGCCTGATAGCTTGGAGGTGCTGGTGAAGACCCTGGACTCTCAAACTCGGACCTTTATTGTGGGGGCCCAG ATGAATGTAAAAGAGTTCAAGGAGCACATTGCTGCCTCTGTCAGTATCCCATCTGAGAAACAGCGGCTCATCTACCAGGGCCGAGTTCTGCAAGATGATAAGAAGCTCCAGGAATATA ATGTTGGGGGAAAGGTTATCCACCTGGTGGAACGGGCTCCTCCTCAAACTCAGCTCCCTTCTGGGGCATCTTCTGGGACAGGGTCTGCTTCAGCCACCCATGGTGGGGGACCCTCACCTGGTACTCGGGGGCCTGGGGCCTCTGTTCATGACCGGAATGCCAACAGCTATGTCATGGTTGGAACCTTCAATCTTCCT AGTGACGGCTCTGCTGTGGATGTTCACATCAACATGGAACAGGCCCCGATTCAG AGTGAGCCCCGGGTACGGCTGGTGATGGCTCAGCACATGATCAGAGATATACAGACCTTACTATCCCGGATGGAG TGTCGAGGGGCTCCCCAAGTGCAGCACAGTCAGCTACCCCCACAGATGCCGACTGTGGCCCCAGAGCCAGTAGCCTTGAGCTCTCAAACATCAGAACCAGTGGAAAGTGAAGTTCCTCCTCGGGAGCCCATGGAGGCAGAAGGAGTGGAAGAGCGCGCCCCAGCGCAGAGCCCGGAGCTCACCCCTTCTGGCTCAGCCCCAACAGGCCCAGCACCTGCCTCAGAGACAAATGCACCCAA CCATCCTTCCCCTGCGGAGTATGTCGAAGTGCTCCAAGAGCTGCAGCGGCTGGAGAGCCGTCTCCAGCCCTTCTTGCAGCGCTACTATGAGGTTCTGGGCACTGCTGCCACCACGGACTACAACAACAAT CATGAGGGCCGGGAGGAGGATCAGCGGTTGATCAACTTGGTGGGGGAGAGCCTGCGGCTGCTGGGCAACACCTTTGTGGCATTGTCTGACCTGCGCTGCAACCTGGCCTGTGCGCCTCCACGACACCTGCATGTGGTCCGGCCCATGTCTCACTACACCACCCCCATGGTGCTCCAGCAGGCAGCCATTCCCATCCAG ATCAATGTGGGGACCACTGTGACTATGACAGGGAATGGGACTCGGCCCCCCCCGAATCCCAATGCGGAGGCACCTCCCCCTGGTCCTGGGCAGGCCTCGTCCTTGGCTCCGTCTTCTACCACTGTCGAGTCCTCAAGTGAGGGGGCTTCCCCACCAGGGCCAGCTCCCCCGCCAGCCACCAGTCACCCAAGGGTCATCCGGATTTCCCATCAAAGTGTGGAACCCGTGGTCATGATGCACATGAACATTCAAG ATTCTGGCACACAGCCCGGTGGTGTTCCGAGTGCTCCCACTGGCCCCCTAGGACCCCCTGGTCATGGCCAGACCCTGG GCTCCACCCTCATCcagctgccctccctgccccctgagTTCATGCACGCCGTCGCCCACCAGATCACTCATCAGGCCATGGTGGCAGCTGTTGCCTCCGCGGCCGCAG GACAGCAAGTGCCAGGCTTCCCGACAGCTCCAACCCGAGTGGTGATTGCCCGGCCCACCCCTCCACAGGCTCGGCCTTCCCATCCTGGGGGCCCCCCAGTCTCTGGGGCTCTG GGCACTGGGCTGGGCACCAATGCCTCGCTGGCCCAGATGGTGAGCGGCCTTGTGGGGCAGCTCCTTATGCAGCCTGTCCTCGTGG CTCAGGGGACCCCAGGAATGGctccacctccagcccctgccaCTGCTTCAGCCAGTGCTGGCACCACCAACACAGCCACCATagctggccctgccccaggggGACCTGCTCAGCCTCCACCCCCTCAACCTTCCACAGCTGATCTTCAGTTCTCTCAGCTCCTGGGGAACCTACTGGGGCCTGCAGGGCCAGGGACTGGAGGGCCTGGCGTGCCTTCTCCCACCATCACTGTGGCAATGCCTGGTGTCCCTGCCTTTCTCCAGGGCATGACTGACTTCTTGCAG GCAACACAGAcagcccctccaccccctccacctcctccacccccacccccagagcagCAGACCATGCCCCCACCAGGGTCCCCTTCCAGTGGTGCAGGGAGTCCTGGAGGTCTAGGCCTTGAGAGCCTGCCACCGGAGTTTTACACCTCAGTGGTGCAGGGTGTGCTCAGCTCCCTGCTGGGTTCCCTGGGGGCTCGGGCTGGCAGCAGTGAAAGTATCGCTGCCTTCATACAGCGCCTCAGTGGATCCAGCAACATCTTTGAGCCTGGAGCTGATGGGGCTCTCG GATTCTTTGGGGCCCTGCTCTCTCTTCTGTGCCAGAACTTCTCCATGGTGGATGTAGTGATGCTTCTCCATGGGCATTTCCAGCCACTGCAGCGGCTTCAGCCCCAGCTACGATCCTTCTTCCACCAGCACTATCTGGGTGGTCAGGAGCCCACACCCAGTAACATCCGG ATGGCAACCCACACATTGATCACGGGTCTAGAAGAATATGTGCGGGAAAGTTTT TCTTTGGTGCAGGTTCAGCCAGGTGTGGACATCATCCGGACAAATCTGGAATTTCTCCAGGAGCAGTTTAATAGCATCGCTGCTCATGTGTTACACTGCACAG ACAGTGGATTTGGGGCCCGGTTGCTGGAGTTGTGTAACCAGGGACTGTTTGAATGTCTGGCCCTGAACCTGCACTGCTTGGGGGGACAGCAGATGGAGCTTGCTGCTGTTATCAATGGCCGGATT CGTCGTATGTCTCGTGGGGTGAATCCCTCCTTGGTGAGCTGGCTGACCACTATGATGGGACTGAGGCTTCAGGTGGTACTggagcacatgcctgtaggccctgATGCCATCCTCAGATACGTTCGCAGGGTTGGTGATCCCCCCCAG CCACTTCCTGAGGAACCAATGGAAGTTCAGGGAGCAGAAAGAACTTCCCCTGAGCCTCAG CGGGAGAATGCTTCCCCAGCTCCCGGGACAACAGCAGAAGAGGCCATGTCCCGAGGTCCACCTCCGCCTCCTGAGGGAGGCTCCCGAGATGATCAGGATGGAGCTTCAGCTGAGACAGAACCTTGGGCAGCTGCAGTTCCCCCA GAATGGGTCCCTATTATCCAGCAGGACATTCAGAGCCAGCGGAAGGTGAAACCACAGCCCCCTTTGAGCGATGCCTACCTCAGTGGTATGCCTGCTAAAAGACGCAAG CTCCGGTCTGATATACAAAAACGACTGCAGGAAGACCCCAACTATAGCCCCCAGCGCTTCCCTAATGCCCACCGGGCCTTTGCTGATGATCCCTAG